One genomic segment of Deltaproteobacteria bacterium includes these proteins:
- a CDS encoding molybdopterin-dependent oxidoreductase translates to MKAPTITRRELLKGTAALTLSLSGLRLVASGATPRAALAPAGERPAYRDWEDLYRRQWQWDRIARGTHLWANCASACAMDVFVKDGVVWREEQAAVYSQTNPSLPDFNPRGCQKGACYTELSHSAARVKYPLKRVGPRGSGRWERISWDDALTEIADRIVDVCVQDGPQCISWDFGNMDFGPSAAAQMRLFMLLGVPMLDALAGTGDLPIGALQTWGLGAVDGSSDDWFCSDFIVVWSMNPVYTRIPDAHFLWEARYRGATVVSIAPDLNASSIHADRWLNPRVGTDAALALGMAAVIVNEQLYRADYLKEQTDLPFLVRDDTREFLRERDLAPGGRDDVFYVWDTKTQRIAPAPGTPGQWRATLQLGEIDPALEGTYSVSVDGKAVSVRPVFGLLKERLAEYTPAKVAAITGVGAAVIEDTARRMAKAGAAMILASFGSCKHYHTDLLQRSMILLLALTGNQGKRGGGLRLSAMWSLSGFEFLAGAQEPAWWQKLALRFYRPSPQTIERHLRQFVREGVPFQPMLLWLWFHGGLDESIGRTHPELAAAVREACERGWMKVFPPPGQRPRIFFATGANALRRWPVPQVIEQHLWPKLDLVVTVDFRLSTTAMKSDIVLPAAGYYEKRGIKYAQSYVPYVVFGDKAVEPPGEAKGEWQIYGLLARRIQERARERGVGPYRDALGHEKDLAAIYDQWSGDGRFAPDDDTSALAYIMDNSASVVGGRTWEQGVKAGAVRIEDIGMYGPGSGICSDFQPGETVYPSQWFVEKKEPWPTLTGRQQFYLDHPWFLEAGEELPCFQALPALGGAYPLKITGGHTRWSIHAIWRDQHDMLRLQRGEPVAYMNDRDAAARGIGDHALVTAHNDAGTFAVRVKLSPAVQPGQLIIYHAWEPFQFADWHSAQEVIPTPFKRTHLVGDYGHISYRMYYLSPGYTPRGTTVEVARAGVASHR, encoded by the coding sequence ATGAAAGCCCCGACGATCACGCGCCGAGAGTTGCTGAAGGGAACTGCCGCCCTGACGCTCTCCCTGAGTGGGCTGCGACTGGTCGCGTCAGGAGCCACGCCGCGCGCTGCGCTGGCGCCGGCAGGCGAGCGGCCCGCCTACCGCGACTGGGAAGACCTCTACCGCCGGCAGTGGCAGTGGGACCGGATCGCCCGCGGCACGCATCTGTGGGCCAACTGTGCCTCGGCCTGCGCGATGGACGTGTTTGTCAAGGACGGCGTGGTCTGGCGCGAGGAGCAGGCGGCGGTGTACTCGCAGACCAATCCCAGCCTGCCCGACTTCAACCCGCGCGGCTGCCAAAAGGGCGCGTGCTACACCGAGCTGTCGCACAGCGCCGCCCGCGTGAAGTATCCGCTCAAGCGCGTCGGCCCGCGTGGGTCGGGGCGCTGGGAACGGATTTCGTGGGACGACGCCCTCACCGAAATCGCCGATCGCATCGTTGACGTCTGCGTGCAGGACGGCCCGCAGTGCATCTCCTGGGATTTCGGAAACATGGACTTCGGCCCGAGCGCAGCGGCGCAGATGCGCTTGTTCATGCTGCTCGGCGTGCCGATGCTGGACGCGCTCGCCGGCACCGGCGACTTGCCCATCGGCGCGCTGCAGACCTGGGGCCTGGGCGCCGTCGACGGCTCGTCCGACGACTGGTTCTGCTCCGACTTCATCGTCGTCTGGAGCATGAACCCGGTCTACACCCGCATCCCCGACGCTCACTTCCTGTGGGAGGCCCGCTACCGCGGCGCGACCGTGGTTTCGATTGCGCCCGACCTCAACGCCTCGTCGATCCACGCCGACCGCTGGCTCAACCCGCGCGTCGGCACCGACGCCGCGCTCGCCCTCGGCATGGCCGCGGTTATCGTCAACGAGCAGCTCTACCGCGCCGACTACCTCAAGGAGCAAACCGATCTCCCGTTTCTCGTCCGCGACGACACCCGCGAGTTTCTACGCGAGCGTGACCTCGCGCCCGGCGGACGCGATGACGTGTTCTACGTGTGGGACACCAAGACGCAGCGTATCGCTCCGGCGCCCGGCACCCCCGGACAATGGCGCGCCACGCTCCAGCTCGGCGAAATTGATCCGGCGTTGGAAGGAACCTACTCGGTTAGCGTGGACGGCAAGGCGGTAAGCGTCCGCCCAGTGTTTGGCCTGCTCAAAGAGCGCCTGGCTGAGTACACACCCGCGAAGGTTGCCGCGATCACCGGCGTCGGCGCGGCGGTGATCGAAGACACGGCCCGGCGCATGGCGAAGGCCGGCGCGGCGATGATCTTGGCCTCGTTCGGCTCGTGCAAGCACTACCACACGGACCTGTTGCAGCGCAGCATGATTCTCCTGCTCGCGCTCACCGGCAATCAAGGCAAGCGCGGCGGCGGCTTGCGCCTGAGCGCGATGTGGTCGCTGAGCGGCTTCGAGTTTCTGGCGGGCGCGCAAGAGCCGGCGTGGTGGCAGAAACTCGCGCTGCGCTTCTACCGTCCATCACCGCAGACGATCGAGAGGCACTTGCGGCAGTTCGTTCGCGAGGGCGTCCCGTTCCAGCCGATGCTGCTGTGGCTCTGGTTTCACGGTGGCCTCGACGAATCGATCGGCCGGACGCATCCCGAGCTGGCGGCGGCCGTGCGCGAGGCGTGCGAGCGCGGCTGGATGAAGGTCTTCCCGCCGCCGGGGCAGCGCCCGCGCATTTTCTTTGCGACCGGCGCCAACGCTTTGCGGCGCTGGCCGGTGCCGCAGGTAATCGAGCAGCACCTGTGGCCGAAGCTCGATCTGGTCGTCACCGTCGACTTCCGCCTGTCCACCACGGCGATGAAGTCGGACATCGTGTTGCCGGCCGCCGGCTATTACGAAAAGCGCGGCATCAAGTACGCGCAAAGTTACGTCCCGTACGTCGTCTTCGGCGACAAAGCGGTTGAGCCTCCCGGCGAGGCCAAGGGCGAGTGGCAGATCTACGGGCTGCTCGCGCGCCGAATTCAGGAGCGGGCACGAGAACGGGGAGTCGGCCCGTATCGGGACGCACTTGGCCACGAGAAGGACTTGGCGGCGATCTACGACCAGTGGAGCGGCGACGGGCGCTTTGCACCGGACGACGACACCTCGGCGCTGGCGTATATCATGGACAACTCCGCTTCAGTTGTCGGCGGCCGCACCTGGGAGCAGGGCGTGAAGGCCGGCGCGGTGCGGATTGAGGACATCGGCATGTACGGCCCGGGCAGCGGCATCTGCAGCGACTTCCAGCCGGGCGAAACGGTCTACCCATCGCAGTGGTTCGTCGAGAAGAAGGAGCCCTGGCCCACGCTCACGGGACGCCAGCAGTTCTATCTCGATCACCCGTGGTTCCTCGAAGCCGGCGAAGAGTTGCCCTGTTTCCAGGCGCTGCCGGCGCTCGGCGGCGCGTACCCGCTGAAAATCACCGGCGGCCACACGCGCTGGTCGATCCACGCCATCTGGCGCGATCAGCATGACATGCTGCGGCTGCAACGGGGCGAGCCGGTCGCCTACATGAACGACCGCGACGCCGCCGCTCGCGGCATCGGCGATCACGCGCTGGTGACCGCGCACAACGACGCCGGCACTTTCGCCGTTCGCGTCAAGCTCTCGCCCGCGGTGCAGCCGGGGCAGCTCATCATCTACCATGCCTGGGAGCCGTTTCAGTTCGCCGACTGGCACAGCGCACAGGAAGTGATCCCGACGCCGTTCAAACGCACACATCTGGTCGGAGACTACGGCCACATCAGCTACCGCATGTACTACCTCTCCCCCGGCTACACCCCCCGCGGCACGACGGTCGAAGTGGCGCGCGCAGGCGTGGCCTCCCACCGATGA
- a CDS encoding SDR family oxidoreductase, whose product MRTGRLEGKVALITGAGSGMGRASAQLFAREGARVVVVDWNREGGEETVRAITETGGSAAFCAVDVSKEAEVKAAVEFAVATYGGLDIMFNNAGIAGIREGRDALVADLEADDWDYTHSINLKGVFFGCKHAIPELIKRGGGAIVNTASAAAIQGSGFPIHAYTAAKGGVVALTRAIAVGYGRENIRANSIIAGAIATPMSNYYQDEWVRKMYEEAIPLGRVGEAQDIAYAALYLASDEARFVTGHALVVDGGKSIKG is encoded by the coding sequence ATGAGAACAGGAAGGCTTGAAGGCAAGGTTGCGCTCATCACCGGCGCGGGCTCGGGCATGGGGCGGGCGAGCGCACAGCTGTTCGCCCGAGAAGGCGCGCGCGTGGTGGTGGTGGACTGGAACCGTGAAGGCGGCGAGGAGACCGTCCGGGCGATCACAGAGACGGGCGGCTCGGCGGCTTTCTGTGCCGTCGATGTCTCGAAGGAAGCGGAGGTCAAAGCGGCGGTGGAGTTCGCCGTCGCTACCTACGGCGGCTTGGACATCATGTTTAACAACGCCGGCATCGCCGGCATTCGCGAGGGCCGCGATGCTTTAGTTGCCGATCTGGAAGCCGACGACTGGGACTACACCCACAGCATCAACCTCAAGGGCGTGTTCTTCGGCTGCAAGCACGCCATCCCCGAGCTGATCAAACGTGGCGGCGGAGCGATCGTAAACACCGCGTCGGCCGCGGCGATTCAAGGCAGCGGATTCCCGATTCATGCGTACACCGCCGCCAAGGGCGGCGTGGTCGCGCTCACGCGCGCGATCGCCGTGGGCTACGGCCGTGAAAATATTCGCGCCAACTCGATCATCGCCGGCGCTATCGCCACACCGATGTCGAACTACTATCAGGACGAGTGGGTGCGGAAGATGTACGAAGAGGCCATTCCCCTCGGCCGTGTCGGCGAGGCGCAGGATATCGCCTACGCCGCGCTCTACCTCGCCTCCGACGAAGCCCGCTTCGTCACCGGCCACGCGCTGGTCGTGGACGGCGGCAAGAGCATCAAGGGGTAG
- a CDS encoding alpha/beta hydrolase, translated as MHERAVHFFSGGAKLAGVLYAPDSPSGRGSGIVLCQGYTGTKEMFLPILAQAFCEAGYACLIFDYRGWGESEGPRDRLMPLEQAEDIRNALTFLALQDGVDPERLGLYGTSFGGANVVHVTAMDARVKCTVASLAIGNGRRWLRSLRSASEWQEFEALLERDRRDRVRMGSSRRMKAFDVVPPSPAIRELMEAAAQSGVFTGEEAAITLESADAITQFAPEDVVANIAPRPILFIHAGNDDLVSPDEARSLYARAGEPKQLLLLPGVTHVDFYLGDALEQVTAAAREWFQRHLPSLA; from the coding sequence GTGCACGAGCGAGCGGTTCACTTCTTCAGCGGCGGGGCGAAATTGGCGGGCGTGCTCTATGCACCCGACAGCCCGTCGGGACGCGGTTCCGGCATCGTGCTCTGCCAGGGCTACACCGGCACCAAGGAGATGTTTCTCCCCATCCTGGCGCAGGCGTTCTGCGAAGCCGGCTACGCCTGTCTGATCTTTGATTACCGCGGTTGGGGCGAGAGCGAGGGGCCACGCGATCGGCTGATGCCGCTCGAACAAGCGGAGGACATCCGCAACGCGCTCACGTTTCTGGCGCTGCAAGACGGCGTCGATCCGGAGCGGCTCGGGCTCTACGGCACCTCGTTCGGCGGCGCCAACGTCGTGCACGTCACCGCGATGGATGCGCGGGTTAAGTGCACCGTCGCCAGCCTGGCGATCGGCAACGGCCGGCGCTGGCTGCGCTCGTTGCGCAGCGCGTCGGAGTGGCAAGAGTTCGAGGCGCTGCTCGAACGTGACCGGCGCGATCGCGTGCGGATGGGCAGCTCGCGGCGGATGAAGGCGTTCGACGTCGTGCCGCCGAGCCCGGCAATCCGCGAGCTGATGGAAGCCGCGGCGCAGAGCGGCGTCTTCACCGGCGAGGAGGCCGCGATCACGTTGGAGTCGGCCGACGCGATCACGCAGTTCGCTCCGGAAGACGTGGTGGCTAACATCGCACCGCGGCCGATCCTCTTCATCCATGCCGGCAACGACGACCTGGTTTCACCCGACGAGGCGCGCAGCCTGTACGCCCGCGCCGGTGAGCCGAAGCAGCTCCTACTTCTCCCCGGCGTCACTCACGTCGATTTCTACCTCGGCGATGCGCTGGAGCAGGTGACGGCGGCGGCGCGTGAGTGGTTCCAGCGTCACCTGCCGAGCCTTGCATGA
- a CDS encoding DUF1329 domain-containing protein, with product MPCKLRTRLVAAFLLTLLAPLPASAEQDQRLRPGEVLDQHNWQQAEGFLPPEILEHYRRGEYANRIMEWPEGVMEWDEDFKASRSANADRFAVTAEGTVVEKSTGQQPAFIAGVPFPRIDPDDPAAGVKILWNHYYGFWSQGNNRTVTMLNLVGRAGLDRALSQEVYFLYYDGQPAWRRPPSNPSNLMSQMLATTLTPADLQGTAALTWRYRDPERRDGVWAFVPALRRVRQISPANRSDGFLGSDLSQDDGPFFDGKPEDFTWKFVGEADIYRFCDPYSLKREVTTHALDTGGWRIVLGDQPMVGYQDPAWKGLAWAPVSMALAKRKCWIIEGVPKDKYYLYGKVQLYIDKETYQGAFNRKFDWRGELVTVYGVVGLLNVSPDGKNYFRGFTTTWQGSESLKLGRATIAGPPPTGMKNAPTDYGIRLEPRFFDSQALIRFGK from the coding sequence ATGCCCTGCAAGTTGAGAACGAGGCTCGTTGCAGCATTCCTGCTCACGCTGCTCGCCCCGCTGCCGGCAAGTGCGGAACAGGACCAGCGTCTGCGGCCGGGAGAGGTTCTCGATCAGCATAATTGGCAGCAGGCCGAAGGTTTCCTGCCTCCGGAGATCCTGGAACATTACCGCCGAGGCGAGTACGCCAACCGCATCATGGAGTGGCCCGAGGGGGTGATGGAGTGGGACGAAGACTTCAAAGCGTCCCGCAGCGCCAACGCGGATCGGTTCGCGGTTACGGCCGAGGGAACCGTGGTCGAGAAAAGCACGGGGCAGCAGCCGGCATTCATCGCCGGCGTTCCCTTCCCGCGCATCGATCCGGACGATCCTGCCGCCGGCGTCAAGATCCTGTGGAACCACTATTACGGCTTCTGGAGCCAGGGAAACAACCGGACCGTCACCATGCTCAACCTGGTTGGCCGTGCCGGTCTCGATCGCGCGCTCAGTCAGGAGGTCTACTTCCTTTACTACGATGGCCAACCGGCGTGGCGCAGGCCGCCGAGCAACCCGAGCAATCTGATGAGTCAGATGCTGGCGACCACCCTGACGCCAGCCGATCTGCAGGGCACGGCCGCACTGACTTGGCGCTACCGCGACCCGGAGAGACGAGACGGTGTCTGGGCCTTTGTCCCCGCCTTGCGGCGCGTGCGCCAGATCAGCCCAGCGAACCGGTCGGACGGGTTCCTGGGCTCCGACCTCAGCCAAGATGACGGCCCGTTCTTCGACGGCAAACCGGAGGACTTCACCTGGAAGTTCGTCGGTGAAGCCGACATCTACCGCTTCTGCGATCCGTACAGCCTGAAGCGAGAGGTCACGACGCACGCGCTCGACACCGGCGGCTGGCGTATCGTGCTGGGGGATCAGCCGATGGTCGGCTACCAAGATCCGGCGTGGAAAGGCCTGGCGTGGGCGCCGGTGAGCATGGCGCTCGCCAAGAGGAAGTGTTGGATCATCGAGGGCGTTCCAAAGGACAAGTACTACCTCTACGGCAAGGTGCAATTGTACATCGACAAAGAGACCTACCAGGGTGCGTTCAACAGGAAGTTCGACTGGCGTGGGGAATTGGTGACGGTGTACGGAGTCGTGGGGCTCCTCAACGTTAGCCCCGACGGCAAGAACTACTTCCGTGGCTTCACCACCACGTGGCAGGGCTCCGAGAGCCTCAAGCTCGGGCGCGCGACGATTGCGGGGCCGCCGCCGACGGGCATGAAGAACGCGCCGACGGATTACGGCATCCGGTTGGAGCCTCGGTTCTTCGACTCGCAAGCCCTCATCCGCTTTGGGAAGTAA
- a CDS encoding FAD-dependent oxidoreductase, with the protein MNLECLFQPITIRGKTIKNRIVQPGQGTGFGHLDGRISERHIEFHRTKARGGVGLIIFEHTGIDRTGNVIPLMEPLIDHDRFIPPLARLAEVVHEHGTALFFQLGHGGRRSIYSPLFYLLPHVPGLERLAVSLPKYFPGAYARLFGSAWRFARQPKGPSAGPPSWGFRKHGQVFEHISKARPQALTQDEISHLIRKHGEAARRVKAIGGDGVEVYCCHGYLLNQFYSPLLNQRTDEYGGGLEGRARFTLEVIREVRRVAGEDLVISLRLNGADFVDGGATLADAKAMAAWAEDAGADVINVTAGLYGSYPFMIPPMADAPGAFVPLAEAIKQSVRIPVMGGIRVVDPVHAESLLRNGQVDLVIMGRALLADPEMPNKAQAGRFDEIRTCIGCNQCLEISEGLEGGIHCLVNPQLGAEGRLRVTPAEKKRTVVVGGGPAGMTAAEVLARRGHEVILFEKGQLGGRLQLMAQVPGNGETRTFLDFMKKELERLNVTVRREDASVAKIRVLNPHTVIVAAGARPSLPPWHAQVRCLSMDEAVAGNGADKKLVVWGDDLYCLSVSLYLSQLGKDVIAVELPRFFPLDVMEVTASALYLRIKLAERGVEIVRDCTVSDAVRGNVTLSNGRVLSNVDAVVVCKLRRDGALAKKLRAEGIRTHTIGDARWPRKSLPAACEAFELAARL; encoded by the coding sequence ATGAACCTTGAGTGCCTCTTCCAACCCATCACCATCCGCGGCAAGACGATCAAGAACCGCATCGTCCAGCCCGGTCAGGGCACCGGCTTTGGCCATCTCGACGGGCGCATCAGCGAACGTCACATCGAGTTCCATCGCACCAAGGCGCGCGGCGGCGTCGGCCTGATCATCTTCGAGCACACCGGGATCGACCGCACCGGCAACGTCATCCCGTTGATGGAACCGCTGATCGACCACGACCGCTTCATCCCGCCGCTCGCCCGGCTCGCCGAGGTCGTGCACGAACACGGGACGGCGCTCTTCTTTCAACTGGGCCACGGCGGGCGGCGATCGATCTACTCTCCGTTGTTCTACCTCCTACCGCACGTCCCGGGCCTGGAGCGCTTGGCGGTGTCCCTTCCAAAATACTTCCCGGGCGCGTATGCAAGATTGTTCGGTTCGGCCTGGAGGTTCGCGCGCCAACCGAAAGGTCCGTCGGCGGGACCGCCGTCGTGGGGGTTTCGCAAGCACGGCCAGGTGTTCGAGCACATCTCCAAGGCGCGGCCGCAAGCCCTCACGCAGGACGAAATCAGCCATCTGATCCGAAAGCACGGCGAGGCGGCGCGGCGAGTCAAAGCCATCGGCGGCGACGGCGTCGAGGTCTACTGCTGCCACGGGTATCTCCTCAACCAGTTCTACTCTCCTCTGTTGAACCAGCGCACCGACGAATACGGCGGCGGCCTGGAGGGGCGGGCGCGATTCACACTGGAGGTGATCCGCGAAGTCCGGCGCGTTGCCGGTGAGGACCTCGTCATCTCGCTGCGGCTCAACGGCGCCGACTTCGTCGACGGCGGCGCCACGCTCGCCGACGCCAAGGCCATGGCCGCGTGGGCAGAGGACGCGGGGGCCGATGTTATCAACGTCACCGCCGGCCTGTATGGCTCGTATCCGTTCATGATCCCGCCGATGGCAGACGCGCCGGGCGCCTTCGTGCCACTCGCCGAGGCAATCAAGCAGTCCGTCCGCATCCCCGTCATGGGCGGGATTCGCGTGGTCGATCCTGTGCACGCCGAGTCGCTGCTGCGAAACGGCCAGGTGGACCTGGTCATCATGGGCCGCGCGCTGCTCGCCGATCCGGAGATGCCCAACAAGGCGCAGGCAGGTCGATTTGACGAGATCCGCACGTGCATCGGCTGCAACCAGTGCCTCGAAATCTCGGAGGGACTGGAGGGCGGCATTCACTGCCTGGTCAACCCGCAGCTCGGCGCCGAGGGCAGACTACGCGTTACCCCGGCCGAGAAAAAGCGCACCGTTGTCGTCGGCGGCGGACCAGCAGGCATGACGGCCGCCGAAGTGCTCGCGCGTCGAGGCCACGAGGTCATCCTGTTCGAGAAGGGCCAGCTCGGTGGGCGCTTGCAGTTGATGGCGCAAGTGCCAGGCAACGGCGAAACCAGGACTTTCCTCGACTTCATGAAGAAGGAGCTGGAGCGGCTCAACGTCACTGTCCGGCGAGAAGACGCCAGCGTGGCCAAGATCAGAGTGCTGAACCCGCACACCGTCATCGTCGCCGCCGGAGCAAGACCGTCGCTGCCGCCGTGGCACGCGCAGGTGCGCTGCCTGAGCATGGACGAGGCGGTCGCCGGTAACGGCGCGGATAAGAAGCTCGTCGTGTGGGGCGATGACCTTTACTGCCTGAGCGTCAGTCTGTACTTGTCGCAGCTCGGAAAGGACGTGATTGCCGTGGAGCTTCCTCGCTTCTTCCCGCTGGATGTCATGGAGGTAACCGCGTCTGCTCTCTACCTGAGGATCAAGCTGGCCGAACGCGGCGTCGAGATCGTTCGAGACTGCACCGTCAGTGATGCCGTCCGCGGGAACGTCACCTTGAGCAACGGACGGGTGCTCAGTAACGTCGATGCCGTCGTGGTGTGCAAGCTGCGCCGGGACGGAGCGCTCGCAAAGAAGCTCCGGGCGGAAGGAATCCGCACGCACACCATCGGCGATGCGCGCTGGCCGCGGAAGTCGCTGCCCGCCGCGTGCGAGGCCTTCGAGCTCGCGGCGCGATTGTAA